A single window of Sporosarcina sp. Marseille-Q4943 DNA harbors:
- the aroQ gene encoding type II 3-dehydroquinate dehydratase has product MRLLVLNGPNLNRLGKREPGIYGAETLADVEDNLQSIAQEQLVDISFYQSNVEGALIDKIHEAEDTGCDGIIFNPGAYTHTSVALRDAIASVNVPVIEVHISNIHSREPFRQTSMLAPVCIGQLSGFGTSGYELALRAFLLRRKGVKL; this is encoded by the coding sequence GTGAGACTGCTTGTTCTGAATGGACCGAATTTGAATCGGCTAGGCAAAAGGGAACCTGGGATTTATGGTGCGGAGACTTTGGCGGATGTTGAAGACAATCTGCAATCAATCGCTCAAGAGCAACTCGTGGATATTTCTTTTTATCAGTCGAATGTAGAAGGCGCATTGATTGATAAAATCCATGAAGCCGAGGATACCGGGTGTGACGGAATCATTTTCAATCCTGGGGCTTATACACATACAAGTGTAGCACTAAGGGATGCAATTGCTTCTGTTAATGTACCGGTCATCGAAGTCCATATTTCGAATATACATAGTCGGGAACCATTCAGACAAACTTCAATGCTCGCACCTGTGTGCATCGGGCAGTTGTCAGGCTTTGGCACAAGCGGCTATGAGCTTGCACTCCGGGCTTTCCTTCTCCGAAGAAAAGGGGTAAAGCTATGA
- a CDS encoding vitamin B12-dependent ribonucleotide reductase: MVIVSKHQEPILDKARLNADIAEFPQVHPITEDMKIEHSGVSRLVMIDRYSFKDTEKKTLKVGDFVVLTVKEDPKFPARGLGFITAIDEENRKADIWIEKEYRSAIDNPENQETGIITRPIDVIEKPLEVFYEQIAKRNATGLASVEKTEEQRKASFDKFYDQLSKLNFIPAGRVLYGAGSDTEVTFFNCYVMPFVADSREGISDHRKQVMEIMSRGGGVGTNGSTLRPRNTLARGVNGKSSGSVSWLDDIAKLTHLVEQGGSRRGAQMIMLADWHPDICEFIISKMQNPRILRYLLEHTEDEMIKKLANEKLKFKPLTAHEEAMYQGILNYRTIPGMGGFNEAILKDAETKLRDGGTYSVHNPDFLTGANISVTLTDDFMKAVEQDADYELRFPAVEKYSPEEMAAYNEEWHKVGDVREWERLGYEVRVHRTIKARALWDLINICATYSAEPGIFFIDNANKETNAKAYGQQVVATNPCGEQPLAPYSVCNLAAVNLAEFADKETKTVNYEKLKETVRVGVRMQDNVIDATPYFLEENKVQALGERRVGLGVMGLADLLIYCEKEYGSEEGNELVDKVFETIATTAYRESIELAKEKGSFPFLIGKTDEETKALREAFINTGFMKKMPEDIRQSILEHGIRNSHLLTVAPTGSTGTMVGVSTGLEPYFSFTYYRSGRLGKFIEVKAGIVEEYLQRHPEADPDNLPEWFISSMSLAPEAHADVQCIIQRWIDSSISKTVNAPRGYTVEQVESVYERLYKGGAKGGTVYVDGSRDSQVLTLKAEENEMDSDYVEEVVEQRKVVLVNTIQDLRSTNVTIGSEVGDTCPVCRQGTVEEMGGCNTCTNCNAQLKCGL; encoded by the coding sequence ATGGTAATTGTTTCAAAGCATCAGGAACCAATTCTGGACAAGGCGCGGTTGAATGCGGATATTGCCGAATTCCCGCAAGTGCATCCAATTACAGAAGACATGAAAATCGAACACAGCGGGGTATCCCGGCTCGTCATGATCGATCGATATTCGTTCAAGGATACTGAAAAGAAAACACTGAAAGTCGGTGATTTCGTCGTCCTGACGGTAAAGGAGGATCCGAAGTTCCCAGCGAGGGGACTAGGTTTCATCACAGCGATTGATGAAGAGAATCGTAAAGCGGATATTTGGATTGAAAAAGAATACCGCAGTGCAATCGATAATCCCGAAAATCAGGAAACAGGAATCATTACAAGACCGATTGATGTCATCGAAAAGCCGCTAGAAGTATTTTATGAACAGATCGCTAAACGGAATGCGACAGGGCTCGCATCTGTCGAAAAGACTGAAGAGCAGCGGAAGGCATCATTCGACAAATTCTACGATCAACTCTCCAAACTGAACTTCATTCCAGCGGGCCGTGTATTATACGGGGCTGGATCGGATACAGAAGTGACATTTTTCAACTGCTACGTCATGCCGTTCGTAGCGGATTCACGTGAAGGGATTTCCGATCACCGTAAACAGGTAATGGAAATCATGAGCCGTGGTGGCGGCGTTGGTACAAACGGATCGACATTGCGACCTCGTAACACGCTTGCTCGAGGCGTCAACGGGAAATCTTCCGGCTCAGTATCATGGCTCGATGACATCGCGAAATTGACACATCTTGTCGAACAAGGCGGCTCTAGACGCGGAGCTCAAATGATCATGTTGGCGGACTGGCATCCTGACATTTGCGAATTCATCATCTCAAAGATGCAAAATCCAAGGATCTTACGTTATCTTCTGGAACATACAGAAGACGAAATGATTAAGAAGCTAGCAAATGAAAAACTGAAATTCAAACCGCTTACTGCGCACGAGGAAGCGATGTACCAAGGAATTCTCAACTATCGCACAATCCCAGGAATGGGCGGCTTCAATGAAGCCATCTTGAAAGATGCGGAGACGAAATTACGCGACGGTGGGACTTACTCTGTACACAATCCCGATTTCCTCACTGGCGCTAACATTTCTGTTACATTGACAGATGATTTCATGAAAGCTGTGGAGCAGGATGCGGATTATGAGCTGCGATTCCCTGCAGTTGAAAAATATTCCCCTGAGGAAATGGCAGCGTATAATGAGGAGTGGCATAAGGTCGGGGACGTGCGTGAATGGGAACGTCTTGGATATGAAGTCCGTGTCCACCGGACAATCAAAGCACGTGCACTATGGGATCTTATTAACATTTGTGCAACGTACTCCGCAGAGCCTGGCATTTTCTTTATCGACAATGCAAACAAAGAAACGAACGCTAAAGCATACGGCCAGCAAGTCGTAGCGACAAACCCGTGTGGGGAACAGCCACTTGCTCCTTATAGTGTCTGTAATTTAGCTGCTGTAAACCTTGCTGAGTTTGCTGATAAAGAAACAAAAACTGTAAACTACGAAAAATTGAAAGAAACTGTCCGTGTCGGTGTCCGCATGCAGGACAACGTTATCGATGCAACACCTTATTTCCTTGAGGAAAATAAAGTACAAGCCCTCGGCGAGCGTCGCGTAGGACTAGGTGTCATGGGTCTTGCCGACCTACTGATCTATTGTGAAAAAGAATATGGATCAGAAGAAGGCAACGAACTTGTAGATAAAGTATTCGAAACGATTGCGACAACAGCCTACCGTGAATCAATTGAGCTTGCAAAAGAGAAGGGAAGCTTCCCGTTCCTCATCGGCAAGACAGATGAGGAAACGAAAGCCCTTCGTGAAGCATTTATTAATACTGGCTTCATGAAAAAAATGCCGGAAGATATCCGCCAATCGATTTTGGAACACGGCATCAGAAACTCCCATCTTTTAACCGTTGCTCCGACGGGATCCACTGGAACGATGGTTGGCGTTTCAACAGGCCTTGAGCCGTATTTCTCCTTCACGTATTACCGCAGTGGACGTCTCGGGAAATTTATCGAGGTTAAAGCGGGTATCGTAGAGGAATATTTACAACGTCATCCGGAAGCAGATCCGGATAACCTTCCTGAATGGTTCATTTCATCAATGAGCCTAGCGCCAGAAGCACATGCAGACGTACAATGCATCATCCAGCGCTGGATCGACAGCTCAATCTCTAAAACAGTAAACGCGCCTCGCGGTTATACTGTCGAGCAAGTAGAAAGCGTCTACGAGCGTCTATATAAAGGCGGAGCGAAAGGCGGTACTGTGTATGTCGACGGCAGCCGTGACTCGCAAGTGCTGACGCTGAAAGCTGAAGAGAATGAAATGGACTCTGATTATGTTGAAGAGGTCGTTGAACAACGAAAAGTAGTACTCGTTAATACGATTCAGGACTTGCGTTCGACCAACGTCACAATCGGTTCAGAAGTCGGCGACACATGTCCTGTATGTAGACAAGGAACTGTCGAAGAAATGGGCGGTTGCAACACATGCACGAACTGTAATGCGCAGTTGAAATGTGGTCTATAA
- a CDS encoding DUF1385 domain-containing protein yields the protein MSKKQQPPAYGGQALIEGVMFGSRNHTVTAIRRKDDSLDYFYVPKEQKPLSMKLKKIPFVRGIVALIESAGIGSRHLTFANERYDVMPGEEIEENGEETSKLAMVIGVAAVGVLSFLFGKFAFTLVPVFLAQMLDFIAPGKTAQILLESFFKLSLLLLYISLISMTPLIKRVFKYHGAEHKVINAFENRLPLTVENVQAQSRLHYRCGSSFLLFTVIVGMFIYFLVPTDPLWLRIVNRILLIPVVIGISFEVLQFTNSLRNIPVLKYLGYPGLWLQLLTTKEPDDQQVEVAIASFNKLLEIEEQGIENVDILKSTDENMKESTVPVN from the coding sequence ATGTCTAAAAAACAACAACCGCCGGCATACGGTGGGCAAGCGCTCATTGAAGGCGTAATGTTCGGCAGCAGAAATCATACCGTGACAGCCATTCGGCGAAAAGATGATTCCCTCGATTATTTTTATGTTCCAAAAGAGCAAAAGCCACTATCGATGAAGTTGAAAAAGATACCTTTTGTACGTGGAATTGTCGCTTTAATCGAATCAGCAGGAATCGGTTCCAGACATTTGACGTTTGCGAATGAGCGATACGATGTCATGCCAGGTGAAGAAATAGAAGAGAATGGCGAAGAAACATCAAAGCTTGCCATGGTGATCGGCGTCGCGGCTGTCGGCGTACTTTCATTTTTGTTCGGTAAATTCGCATTTACGCTCGTACCAGTCTTTTTAGCACAAATGCTAGATTTCATTGCTCCGGGAAAGACAGCTCAAATTTTGCTGGAAAGCTTTTTTAAACTTTCGTTGCTGTTGTTGTACATTTCCCTTATTTCTATGACGCCGTTAATAAAGCGCGTTTTCAAATATCATGGGGCTGAGCATAAAGTGATCAATGCTTTTGAAAACAGACTTCCCCTTACCGTTGAGAATGTCCAAGCGCAGTCCCGCCTGCATTATAGATGCGGAAGCAGCTTCTTGTTGTTTACAGTGATTGTCGGGATGTTCATCTATTTTCTAGTGCCGACAGATCCTTTATGGCTAAGGATTGTCAACAGAATTTTATTAATTCCTGTCGTGATCGGGATATCTTTCGAAGTATTGCAGTTTACGAACAGCCTTCGCAATATCCCGGTATTGAAGTATCTAGGTTATCCCGGATTATGGCTCCAGTTATTGACGACGAAAGAACCTGATGATCAGCAGGTGGAAGTGGCGATCGCTTCTTTCAATAAGCTGTTGGAAATTGAAGAACAAGGAATTGAGAATGTCGATATTTTGAAGTCGACAGATGAGAATATGAAAGAATCGACTGTTCCAGTGAATTAA